ATGTCCCGGTTTTTGGCACCTCCAGTGCAAATCTTGGTTTGGGAATTATCGGGGGGAAAGTAAATGGGGGAGAAATCCAGGGGCGTTACGCGGCTAATTTGGCCGCACGAATTCTCACAGGTGCGGTCAGCCCTAAAGATATCCCGGTGGAAACTGAAGGGCAAAACCGTTATATGTTTGATTATCGGCAGCTCCAGCGTTTCGATATTCCCGAGGATCGTTTGCCTAAGAACAGTCAGATTCTTTTCCAGCCTTTCTCTTTTTATCAGACCTACCGTTATCTGGTTTGGGGTGTTGGTATTGTTTTCTGTCTGTTTGTCCTTATGATTATGTTGTTACTCGTTGCAATTCAGCATTTGCGACGAACCAAAAACAGTCTTGCCGCCAGCGAAGAAAATTTACGCGTGACTTTGCAGTCTATCGGTGATGCTGTTATTTCCACCGATATCTCTGGAAAGATCACCAGGATAAACCGGCTTGCAGAAACCTTGACAGAGTGGCCTGAAAATGATGCCGTTGGACGGCATCTGGAGGAGGTGGTTTGCCTTATATCCGCCAAAGACCAATCCCGGATCAGCAGTCCTCTCAAAGCCTGTCTCATTGATGGTCGAACCAAAGGGTTTGATTATGGAACCATTCTTGTTTCTAAGTATTCAAAAGAATATCGAGTCGAAGACTCTTGTTCAGCAATCACCGATGATGCAGGAACCGTTGTCGGAGCGGTCCTTGTTTTCCGGGATATCACTGCTGAATATGAGCGGGAAGTATGGCTCCAACAGAGTCAGAAGATGGAGGTTGTCGGCCAACTGGCCGGTGGAGTTGCTCATGATTTTAATAACATGCTTAGTGGCATCATTGGGGCCGCTGAGCTCATTGCCAGAGATCTTCCAGGCCGAACCAGAATACACAAATATCTTGATATTATCCTAGAATCCTCCGGTAGAGCTGCCGGGTTGACCAAAAAGCTGCTGACTTTTGCCGGGAAAAAAACTCCGACTTCAACGGTGATCGATGTTCACAAGGCATTGGAAGAGACGATTGCTTTGCTGGAGAACACCCTTGACCGGCGAATCCTTCTTGATCTGTCTCTTGATGCCGAGCACACCACTGTCGTTGGAGACGCATCACAACTGCAGAGTGCGTTCCTGAATCTGACTATCAACGCGTCGCATGCCATGTCAGAAGGGGGAACAATCATGATCTCCACAGACAACATTTTTCTGGACAGCAGCTTTTGCGAAGCCAGTACTTTCTCTATCGAGCCAGGTGACTTTGTTAAAGTGACTGTTCGTGATACAGGGACGGGGATCAAGCCTGAGATCATACCACGTATTTTCGAACCCTTCTTCACCACAAAAGAGCCAGGGAAAGGAACGGGCCTGGGGCTGGCTGCAGTTTTCGGGGTGGTCCAGCAGCATAATGGAGCGATTTCAGTTCGTAGCGAACTTGGTGCCGGATCTAGCTTTGAAATCCTTCTGCCATTGACCGACAGGGCTTCTGATACAGACTTTCTTATAACCGAAACAATATCGGGGCGGGGGAAAATATTGGTTGTCGATGACGAAGAAATTATGAGGATAACCGCCAAGGCGATCCTCGAAGGTCTTGGCTATGAGGTCGATGTCGCATCAAGCGGGCATGAGGGACTTGCATTGATAGAGCAGTCACCCCATTCTTTTGACTTGGTTATTCTGGATATGATCATGCCGGGAATGACGGGCAGGGATTGTTTCATCAAGATGAAAACAATAGCACCAGAGATTCCGGTGATTCTGTCGTCGGGATTTTCCAAAGAAGAAGATGTCCAGGATATGAAAGACGAAGGACTTTCTTATTTCATCAGTAAACCATTTTATACAGCGGCATTAAGCAAGGCCGTCCACGAGGCTCTCAGGGCAATATCATAAAGCGGGACCTGGCAGGGCAAGGGATTGTAAAACAAAGGGCCAGTCCCTTGTCGTGGATTCTCTCGACACGTATTTTTCCTCCAAGAAATAATAGGCTGCTACCATTTAATGACGCTAGGTTAAGAGCAGGTGGCAGCAAAATCAGGACTGTCCCCGCACGGGGCTGTCCCAGGTCTTTGCGGTGCTAACCGCTACAGTTTCATGGCTTGCAAACTCTTGGGACAGCCCCCGATGACCCTGGGGACAGTCTCGAGTTTACTGCAAAGTTGCTTAAACTAGCGTCCCGTACGGTTATTCTCTATCCCAATTCCGGTCATTTTTGCCGCTGTCTATGTTCTGCCTTCTCGGCTCAGCCCAAGCCAGGCCTGCGGCGGCACGCCTTGACAGCAACAAAAATGACTCAAAATTAATACCAATAACTCATCGAACGGGACACGAGCGCTATTAGACTACCATTGGATTTAGCGGATGGCGGGGCACGAGAGTATTTGACTTGACGGGGTGTGGCTCTTGGGGGCAGCGACCTGGTTTTTCAGGTCCGCTAGACTTTGAAATGAGGTGGCCGTGGATCTCCATCGGAAACAGGTTCCCACCTCACAACATCAATAACTTAGAAGACCATTATCGATATCGATACAAAAAACGCTGGAAATACTACTTTCCAACTGCCCCCTGAACAGGGAATCTTTCGGGGCTTCTTTAGTCTGCCTGATAAAATATTGTAGTATTAGATACGAACCATGGAGAATCAGGCGGACACTAGCTGGTTTTCATCCGGAAACGGCCCTTTTCCGCTGTGGCGGTGTTAATCTGCGGGTTTTCTTGTGCGGCGTAAAGGACTACGCCTCCGCGCAACCCCTTGATTTCCTTGCCACAACGAAAAATTGCTCGTTTCCCATCTGAAAACTTAGCCGTTGCCCTGCGGAGTTTCCGGATGGCAACTAGCTGGCTGCGATTTTTCATGAGCAGTTCTTCGCTAAAAGAAAAATCATCTTTAAGTCCGTGAAAGAAGAAAGGGTTGTTTTATGAAAACAGTCGGTTATGCGGCACATTCTGCCGATGCGGAACTCGTTCCTTATCATTTTGAACGGCGGGACCTGCGGCCCAATGATGTTGCCATCGAAATCTTATACTGTGGGGTTTGTCACTCTGATCTACATACCGTCAACGGCGATTGGGGCCCCCAGCCTTACCCAGTGATCCCGGGGCATGAAATCGTCGGTGTCGTACGTTCGGTCGGGGCGGAGGTGAAAAACTATCAAAAGGGGGATCTGGTTGCCGTCGGCTGTATGGTCGATAGTTGCCAGGACTGCGATCAGTGTCATAACGGTGAAGAACAGTATTGCCGTAACGGGATGACCCCGACCTATGGTGCGCCGGACCGGATCGATCGGAAGATCACCCAGGGGGGCTACTCCAAGCATATCGTGGTGCGTGAAGAGTTTGTGCTGCGCATCCCGGACAATCTGGATATCTCCAAAGCCGCGCCTATTTTATGCGCCGGGATTACCACCTTTTCGCCGTTGCGTACCTGGAAGGTCGGTAAAGGGAGCCGCGTCGGGGTCATCGGCCTTGGCGGCCTTGGGCATATGGCGGTGAAGCTGGCCGTGGCCATGGGGGCGGAAGTGACTGTGATCAGCCGTTCCACGCATAAGGAGAAAGAGGCCAAGGCCAGTGGTGCCAAAGGCATTCTGGCTTCCACGGACAAGAGTGCCATGAAGGCGGCGGGCAGTTCCTTTGACCTGATCATCGATACCGTACCGGTCAAGCATGACTTCAGCCTTTACACTCCGCTGCTGGATGTTGACGGTTCGCTGGTCATTGTCGGCCAGGTTGGCCCCATGGAAGAGTCCATGACCATGCCGCTGATCTTTGGCCGCCGGCGCGTGGCCGGGTCGTTGATCGGCGGGATCGCGGAAACCCAGGAGGTACTGGATTTCTGTGCCGAGCACCAGATCTATCCGGAATGTGAAATGATCTCGATTCAGCAGATCAACGATGCTTTTTCGCATCTGGCCAAAGGGGATCTGGCCCATCGTTACGTGATTGATATGGCTTCCCTTGCCGCGGAATAGTCCTTGTTCACAGCCGGGCAGAATGGCCCTTATGCCCGGCCCATTTGGGCAGCGGGTCAATAATGTCCAGCGCCCGCTGGGCATAAAAGATATGGCAGGTTGGCCGGAATGGCTCCGGCACTTCGCCAGCTGGGCCAAAGTCGAACAGGCTGGGGAAGGCGAGCCACATCCTGCGGCCTTCGTCGGCAAGCGGGGTTCCACAGTGTTTGCAGCTGACCTTGCAGGGGAGGATGCGTTCATTGAGGCCCTGCTCGCTATGATAAAAACGCAGTTGCTCCAGACCGGCAGTGAACCTGACCTGGTGTTTGTGAAAGATGGCCGCCCATTGCATGGGCGCGCCATGCAGGGCCTGACAGGCTTTGCAATGACAGATTTTCGCATCCACCGGGTCAGCGCTCACTTCGTAACGAACCGCGCCGCAAAAACAGGCGGCCCGGTACTTGGGGATAAAGGCCGGATCATCCAGGGATGCGTAGGCGGATCCGAAGCTGTGCTGGGCGGAATGCATTGTCAATCCTTTCGAAGCGGGACAAAGCTTGCACAGGAGGCTGCTGGATATTTCCCTGTTATTAAGGCCTGACCCCGATTAATTCTTTAGCAGAGGTGAAGTGTCATTCTCGCTCAAAAATGTCATTCATTTTGCCCGAGCCGACTCTTCTATAGCCCACCCGGGAGAGTAACTCTCCCATCCCTTCGGACTGTTCTTTGGTGCAGGTCTCACAAATAATCGATCCTGGCCACAGGACCTTATCCGCAGCCTGGAAGAAATGCTGCATGACACGGTATTCATGCCCTTCAATATCAATTTTTAAACCATCAATTCTGGAAATTTTATAATCCTGGACCAGGGAAAGCAAGGTGGTGACATGAACAGGGATGCTGGCGGCGGTATTGCCGGATGTCTGCAGAACGTTTTGACCTCGATTCCCCTGTGCCATCGCAAGATGCATTTCCCCGTTTTGATTACTCAAGGCATGACTAATCGGGGTAATCGATGTTGCGCCATTGGTGGCCACATTAAATTTGATCCGTTTCTGTAATTCCGGGTCGGGTTCGATGGCGTAGATTGAGCAGTCCGTCTTCAGGCAGCTGTAAACCCAGAAACTATAGGCTCCGGCATTGGCGCCGATATCCAGGAAGACCGCTCCGGGTTGTAGTTTTTGCTGCAGGTAGTGGCGTTCTTTCCGGTCAAACAGGCCAGGGAGGAAAAGCATGCGCGATTCCGACAAATTGCCGCGCGGCATCAAGCGCATTTTCAGCCCCCAGATTTCCGTGTCAACCGGTCCGGACAGGTCGTGTTTCAACGGATGACGCAACCAGAACGCAATTCTGCCAAAGCCCTTCCAGGTAGAGACCCTTTGACATCGGTTGAGTCGTTTTGAAATTTTGCGGGTTAAGGCATGAATTCCCCAGGGGCTGACGTGATCAAAAACCAGCTGTTGCTCGTTCATCATGAATCGCCTCAGTCTGTTGGTGTTAAGAGTTACCAGGGAAAGGACATCCAGAGTCCGAAAAAGTTGGCACTGTAAACCGGGGTGATGTTGATATCTTCATAGGGGGTGGTCAGCCACCAGCTGCAGGCAATCCCCAGGCCCGCACCGGCCAGAACATCGCTGAGGTCATGCTTGTCGGTTTCTCCCTCAATCCGACTCCAACCGACATAAGACGCCACGAGGTAGGCCGGGGCGCCATAGGTCAAACCGTATCTTTTATGGATAAATGTCGCGGCCTGAAACGCGGAAGACGTATGCCCTGAAGGGAAAGAATGATCGCCGTGCCCTTCCGGGCGGGGTTTGTTGATCGCATATTTCAAGGCAATCGTTGTGCCTGCGTTGAGGAAAAACGACTTTAAAAATTGATTGCGCCCTTCCGTGTCATCAAGCAGCAGGGTGGTTGCAAATGCACTGGCGGGCAGGGCAATTTCCGCAATATCCCCCGCTGTTTCAAAACCGCTTTGGCCGGCAAAACCGCTCGGTATCCGCACCGCCAGGAGCGTGACTAAAAAGGTAAACCAGATAACCGATCTCCTGAACGTCATAGACCACCCTTAACCTGTTGAACTAGAAGAAAAGCCGCCAAGGTAACCCCGCCTGCTGATAGCCGGGGGCGCTGGTATCCGGCAAGCCTTGACAGCCGTCAAGATGACTTGAACGCAAGGTGTACACCCTCACCAGCCGGAACCCTAACGAAGCAAGCTTAAGGCAACCTTAATTGCTGCTGAAATTGCCGTTGTTTCGGAAATGTCAGCAGCACCGGTAAATAAGAGCAGGCTCTTGCTGAGGGGGGGGGGGGCTAGGCGGGAGGGCGGGATTTTCCGGGCTCACCTGGTTGAGCATCCAGGTGAGCCCGAGCTGCAGTCGGTGTTCTTTAAAATTTCTCAGTCTCTTCAGCGCAAGCAGTTTCCACTGCTGGTTTGACTCTTTTTTTAAGCCGCCACAAGTAAAAAACAAGGATCACCCCACAGAGCGCGGCCAGCGCGAACAGGGCCTGATGCATGTATTGGCTGATGAGTTGCTGGTTGTTGCCGATCAGATAGCCACCCAGGGCTAGAATGACCACCCAGATGCCGGCGCCGCAGGCTGTGAAAATGGCGAACAGCAGCAGGTTCATCCGTGCCAGTCCGGCGGGCAGGCTGATATATTGCCGGATGCCGGGCAGCAGCCGGCCGATAAAGGTCGAAATATGTCCATGCCGGGCAAAGAAACGATCCGCTCGTTCCAGGGTCTGCGGACTGATCAGCAGGTAGCGGCCGTAGCGTTCAAAAAAGGGCCGCCCCCAGGTGCAGGCGAGCCAGTAATTGAAGCAGGCGCCAAGCAGGCTACCCAGAATTCCCATGCCGATGACCAGAGGCAGGGACATTTCTCCCTGGGCGGCCAGATACCCTGCCGGTGGGATGACCACTTCGCTGGGGAAGGGGAAGAACGATGATTCGAGAAACATCAGCACAACGATCCCCGGATAACCCCAGTGACTGACCGTTGCGACAATCCAGACAATCAGATCGTGAAACATGGTGAATAACATCCTCCTTTGTAAATAAACATACGATGATGGTCGGTCGCGCAGGGCGGCTGTATAAGGTTATCCGCCTGGGCCGGATAAGTTCCGTTTGCAGGGAGCATGCCCGATACTGCGGATTCAATCAAGGGGAGATAGCGGGAGCGCGACGATCACTTTGAGACCGCTGCCGCTGTCTCTGTCTGCCAACACAATGGTCCCCTGATGATTTTTGACAATCTCCTGAACGATGGCCAGGCCAAGGCCGCTGCCGCTTGTGCCGGTATCGGCCCGCCGATAGAACCGGTTAAAAACCAGCTGGCGATCCTTTGGGGGGATTCCAGGACCCTGATCCTGAACAACCACCTGTCCCATTTGCCGGGTCTGCGCCAGGCTGATATCCACCCGCCCGTGTGGAAATGAATAGCGGATGGCGTTATCGACCAGGTTGTTGAACAGGACCCGCAGGCTTTCGGCATCTCCGTTGACCTGGAGCGGTGTGCTGTCTTTGATCCCCAGATCAATGTCCCGGGCCAGGGAGGCAGGCGTCAAATCGGCAACCACGGTCCTGAGCAGCCTCAATAAATCGATTTTGGCAAAAGGCCGTTCCCAGCGGTCCGGTTCCATCCGTGCCAGGGCCAACAACTGCTGGACCAGATGGCCGGAGCGGATGACCCCCTCATTTAACTGGTTGATTAACTCTTTGCGTTGTTTTTGATCCTGACACTTTTTCAATAGCTGCACCTGCAGATGAACCGCGGTCAACGGAGTTCTGAGTTCGTGAGCCGCATCAGCGGTGAACTTCCGTTGCCCTTCAAGGGTGTGCTGCAGGCTGATCAGCAGATGATTGAGGGCTTCCACCAGCGGGACGACTTCCAGGGGCAGGTTATCCAGTGCAATCGGGGTCAGGGAGTAGGGATTCCGCTGCCTGACTGAGTCGGCCAGGGCCGTTAACGGGGCCAGGCTGCGGCGCACCGTTAACCAGACCAGACCACCGAGAAGAATGATCAGCACCAGGATCGGAGCGGTTGCTCCAAGGGAAATGCGCAAACTCATTTCCAGCCGATCGGCAAAAGGCTGGCTGATTTGGACCTGGTATTGATCACGCTGCAGGACAAAGGTTCGCCACAGCTTGTCATCGGAAAACTGGGTGCTGAAGCCGATCTTGGCCTGTTGCGGACGGCCTTCGTCCCGGTTGAGCTGGCTCAATAGCGTCCCTTGAGTATCCCAGATCTGGATGATGAAATCGTCTCCGTCTTCATCATCAAAGGCGTTGCTGCTGCGTGGCGGCGCGGTCGGTAGAATACTGGCGGAGAGCGGAATGCTGTATGCCAGTTGCCGCAGACGGTCGTCAAACAGGTTCTCGACCTGATTGCGAACATAGAAAAAGGAGATGGCACCAGTGACAACAATCGCCAGAACCTGGCCAAGCAACAGCCAGAGCAGCAATTTCCGGCGAACCGAGATCACAGGTTTTGCCCCAGAATATAGCCTACGCCGCGAATCGTCCTGATGACATCGCGGGCGAGTTTTTTGCGCAAATTGTGGATATGGACTTCGACCGCATTGCTTTCGATTTCTTCGCCCCAACCGTACAGGGTTTCTTCCAGCTGGCCGCGGGAAAGAACACAGCTGGGCTGTTCCAGCAGCTGCTGGAGAAGAGTGAATTCCTTGGCGGAAAGTGCGATATTACTCCCTTGCCAAAGACACTCGTGGGTCGCCGGGTTCAAAGCCAGTTGCCCCCGTTTCAGCCAGGTATCGGCACGGCCGTGGCGTCTTCTGTGCACCGCACGCATGCGGGCGCTCAACTCATCCAGATCGAAGGGCTTGATCAGGTAGTCATCCGCGCCCAGGTCAAGACCCGCGATGCGGTCGGCGACCGCGTCGCGGGCGGTCAGAATCACCACCGGGGTGTGATCGCCCCGGCGGCGCTGGCTGGTGAGAATATCCAGCCCCGAGCCATCCGGCAGACCCAGGTCGAGCAGGATGACATCATAGCTTTCGCTGGCCAGCCCCAGACGGGCTTCTTCAACATCATGGGACCAGTCAATGGCCTGCCCCTCCTGTTTGAGAAAGGTCATTACCGCGCTGCCGATCATGTCGTCATCTTCAACCAGGAGGATTCTCATCTCAACACCCTGCTTTTTGGTTCTGCTGAACGCAGAACTGATCTTTTTGCGGTAATGTTTCTATCGGGAAGTTGAACAGTTACGGAGTTGTATAGGATAGAAAACTTAAGACCAGCTTAAAGGACTTTTGAATGGGGATCGGCAGAAAGATTGGGTGTGCCGAACCGGGAGCCCCCGGTTCGGCACCTGGCGTTTGCTTAGTCCCTTTCTTCCTCGTCGCCATCGTCATCTGCAGATTTGAGCTTGTTTTTGAGAATCTGTCCGGTCATCCGGTCGACCGTGATTTTATGCTGACCGTCCCCGGCGAAAACTTCCACGACGTAGGCGGGTGACTTCAGCTCATCATCAAGTTCTGCACTCACAGCAGTGCCGGAGACTTCCTGTAAGGCAAGATTGATGGCCTGCGGCAGGTTGACTTTGGATGTTGCCAGCAGTTGCTCTTCGGACTTGTCCTGCTGGGTGCCGGCCAGTGCTGAGAACGAGGTTATGGTGAGCAGCAACAGGGAGAGGATGATTCCGGATAACAGTTTCTTGTTCATAAAAGTATTGGTCCTTTCATGTTTGGGTTGATGAAATACCGCTGTGATTCTCTTGCCGGCCTCAGCGTGCTTCCTGACGATGACCCTACGGCCGCATTCTTAACTAAAACTTAGGCGGGAATATTTCGATTTCTGCTTGCCAGGGAAACCCGTATTGCGTTAAGTGAAGCTTGGCAGAAGAAGCGAGCCGCGAAGAGGCGGAGCGGGTTGTTGGAAAAGACCGTCCTGGACTTTTTCCTTCATGGTGGGAGGCTATGGGATGCTTCCTCCCTTCTAGAATTAATATGTTAGACAGTTCATTGATTTTGATGTCTCGTCCACTGGCTCAGGATGCGGTTCTTCAACAGTCCGAAAGGAGACGGACCGGCTGGGTTGGGCATGTCACCCCTTGTAAAGGAACACGTTTAATGACCAAAAAAATAGTACTGCTGATTTTAACAAGTTTTTTAATACTGCCATGTGTCTTTAGCGTCGCCGTCGAGCAACAGGCTGCTGAGCCTCTGGTGGTCGCCGGCAAGAGCATCATGACCACTGGGCAGGCCGTTGTGTTGGGAATTGTTGAAGGGCTGACGGAATACCTGCCGGTCAGCTCTACGGGGCATCTGCTGCTGGCAGAACAACTCATGGGCATCGGTCTTGAGCCTGGCCAGTCTGTGGAGCAGCAGGAGAGTATCAAAGAAGCCGTCGATGCCTATACTATCTGTATCCAGGCGGGAGCGATCCTTGCAGTTCTGTGGTTATATTTCGGCCGAGTCAAGCAGGCCTTGCGCGGCCTGACCGGGAATGATCCCGCCGGTCGGCGGCTGTTGATCAACATCATCGCCGGATTTATTCCTGCCGCTGTTCTGGGTCTGGCGTTCAATAAACTGATCAAGTCTTATCTGTTTGGACCCTGGCCGGTGGTCACGGCCTGGTTCCTGGGTGGCGTGGCCATTTTGCTGGTGAGCTGGTACAAAAAGTCGCGCCAGCAAGAAGGAACCCCCGGCAGGTTGCTGGATGTCATGCACTGGAAGATGGCGCTGATCATCGGCTTTGCGCAATGTATTGCCATGTGGCCGGGGGTCAGCCGTAGTTTGGTCACAATTGTTGGTGGTGTGCTGGTTGGCTTGTCCCTTGAGGCCGCGGTTGAATACAGTTTTTTGCTGGGAGTGGTGACCCTTGGCGCTGCTACGGCTTATGATACCCTCAAACATGGCCAGTTGATGCTGCAGACCTTCGATCATTTTTCCTTGTTTATCGGGATTGTCGTTGCGTTTATTGCTGCCGCTATCTCGGTCAAATGGATGGTCAGCTACCTGTCGCGACATGGGCTGGAGATTTTTGGTTATTACCGTGTCTTGCTGGCCCTGGGAACCCTGGCCTTTCTGCTGACCACCTGAACACGAATCTCGCTGTGGGCGAAGGTTGATAATTTTCGGTCGTCGTTGCCCGCCCGACTCCTCCGACCCGCATAATCTGACCAATATGTAATCCCGGTGCTGATCCTGTTTCCTCTTCGGAATGATCATGCAACCAGTTGAATTTAATAGGAGACTTTTCATGACAGCAGACTTTAAACCGAAAATTTTTGTCAGAAGCGCCTGCCCGTTCTGTATCAGACTGGAGCGCTATTTTGAGCAACTCGGTTTGTTGGAGAAATTCGAGGTGATTCAGTGTGACGCCAATGGCGAAGAGGAACTGAATCGCTATCGCGCGTTTCTAAGCGAAAAACTCGGG
This genomic window from Pelobacter seleniigenes DSM 18267 contains:
- a CDS encoding hybrid sensor histidine kinase/response regulator: MKVISSSISVPEIIWPSVLRIIAICLLIISSSSFLTVPANASDEKEKKILILNSYHHGFAWTDEIVTTIQKSLANKFGKIEFYIEYMDHKRIVDPDLEVVYSRVLEIKYRNQGIDLVIVSDDYALRFLKKVHHRIFRQVPVVFCGINSLENALSVDRDFFTGVVESLDISSNIALVLQLFPGTGSIAIVSDGTPTGIGTREMAREAAGKFTNISFIYLNGEELNTGEMLAELKRLPVNSAVIAPAWYQDKEGNTFNNQEIYPQISEAADVPVFGTSSANLGLGIIGGKVNGGEIQGRYAANLAARILTGAVSPKDIPVETEGQNRYMFDYRQLQRFDIPEDRLPKNSQILFQPFSFYQTYRYLVWGVGIVFCLFVLMIMLLLVAIQHLRRTKNSLAASEENLRVTLQSIGDAVISTDISGKITRINRLAETLTEWPENDAVGRHLEEVVCLISAKDQSRISSPLKACLIDGRTKGFDYGTILVSKYSKEYRVEDSCSAITDDAGTVVGAVLVFRDITAEYEREVWLQQSQKMEVVGQLAGGVAHDFNNMLSGIIGAAELIARDLPGRTRIHKYLDIILESSGRAAGLTKKLLTFAGKKTPTSTVIDVHKALEETIALLENTLDRRILLDLSLDAEHTTVVGDASQLQSAFLNLTINASHAMSEGGTIMISTDNIFLDSSFCEASTFSIEPGDFVKVTVRDTGTGIKPEIIPRIFEPFFTTKEPGKGTGLGLAAVFGVVQQHNGAISVRSELGAGSSFEILLPLTDRASDTDFLITETISGRGKILVVDDEEIMRITAKAILEGLGYEVDVASSGHEGLALIEQSPHSFDLVILDMIMPGMTGRDCFIKMKTIAPEIPVILSSGFSKEEDVQDMKDEGLSYFISKPFYTAALSKAVHEALRAIS
- a CDS encoding phosphatase PAP2 family protein, with amino-acid sequence MTFRRSVIWFTFLVTLLAVRIPSGFAGQSGFETAGDIAEIALPASAFATTLLLDDTEGRNQFLKSFFLNAGTTIALKYAINKPRPEGHGDHSFPSGHTSSAFQAATFIHKRYGLTYGAPAYLVASYVGWSRIEGETDKHDLSDVLAGAGLGIACSWWLTTPYEDINITPVYSANFFGLWMSFPW
- a CDS encoding sensor histidine kinase, with product MISVRRKLLLWLLLGQVLAIVVTGAISFFYVRNQVENLFDDRLRQLAYSIPLSASILPTAPPRSSNAFDDEDGDDFIIQIWDTQGTLLSQLNRDEGRPQQAKIGFSTQFSDDKLWRTFVLQRDQYQVQISQPFADRLEMSLRISLGATAPILVLIILLGGLVWLTVRRSLAPLTALADSVRQRNPYSLTPIALDNLPLEVVPLVEALNHLLISLQHTLEGQRKFTADAAHELRTPLTAVHLQVQLLKKCQDQKQRKELINQLNEGVIRSGHLVQQLLALARMEPDRWERPFAKIDLLRLLRTVVADLTPASLARDIDLGIKDSTPLQVNGDAESLRVLFNNLVDNAIRYSFPHGRVDISLAQTRQMGQVVVQDQGPGIPPKDRQLVFNRFYRRADTGTSGSGLGLAIVQEIVKNHQGTIVLADRDSGSGLKVIVALPLSPLD
- a CDS encoding FkbM family methyltransferase — its product is MMNEQQLVFDHVSPWGIHALTRKISKRLNRCQRVSTWKGFGRIAFWLRHPLKHDLSGPVDTEIWGLKMRLMPRGNLSESRMLFLPGLFDRKERHYLQQKLQPGAVFLDIGANAGAYSFWVYSCLKTDCSIYAIEPDPELQKRIKFNVATNGATSITPISHALSNQNGEMHLAMAQGNRGQNVLQTSGNTAASIPVHVTTLLSLVQDYKISRIDGLKIDIEGHEYRVMQHFFQAADKVLWPGSIICETCTKEQSEGMGELLSRVGYRRVGSGKMNDIFERE
- a CDS encoding undecaprenyl-diphosphate phosphatase, giving the protein MTKKIVLLILTSFLILPCVFSVAVEQQAAEPLVVAGKSIMTTGQAVVLGIVEGLTEYLPVSSTGHLLLAEQLMGIGLEPGQSVEQQESIKEAVDAYTICIQAGAILAVLWLYFGRVKQALRGLTGNDPAGRRLLINIIAGFIPAAVLGLAFNKLIKSYLFGPWPVVTAWFLGGVAILLVSWYKKSRQQEGTPGRLLDVMHWKMALIIGFAQCIAMWPGVSRSLVTIVGGVLVGLSLEAAVEYSFLLGVVTLGAATAYDTLKHGQLMLQTFDHFSLFIGIVVAFIAAAISVKWMVSYLSRHGLEIFGYYRVLLALGTLAFLLTT
- a CDS encoding glutaredoxin family protein, with translation MTADFKPKIFVRSACPFCIRLERYFEQLGLLEKFEVIQCDANGEEELNRYRAFLSEKLGHRASFPTMEIAPDRFMSDSTALMDYYAEAAKAS
- a CDS encoding PepSY domain-containing protein; the encoded protein is MNKKLLSGIILSLLLLTITSFSALAGTQQDKSEEQLLATSKVNLPQAINLALQEVSGTAVSAELDDELKSPAYVVEVFAGDGQHKITVDRMTGQILKNKLKSADDDGDEEERD
- a CDS encoding DedA family protein; the encoded protein is MFHDLIVWIVATVSHWGYPGIVVLMFLESSFFPFPSEVVIPPAGYLAAQGEMSLPLVIGMGILGSLLGACFNYWLACTWGRPFFERYGRYLLISPQTLERADRFFARHGHISTFIGRLLPGIRQYISLPAGLARMNLLLFAIFTACGAGIWVVILALGGYLIGNNQQLISQYMHQALFALAALCGVILVFYLWRLKKRVKPAVETACAEETEKF
- a CDS encoding NAD(P)-dependent alcohol dehydrogenase gives rise to the protein MKTVGYAAHSADAELVPYHFERRDLRPNDVAIEILYCGVCHSDLHTVNGDWGPQPYPVIPGHEIVGVVRSVGAEVKNYQKGDLVAVGCMVDSCQDCDQCHNGEEQYCRNGMTPTYGAPDRIDRKITQGGYSKHIVVREEFVLRIPDNLDISKAAPILCAGITTFSPLRTWKVGKGSRVGVIGLGGLGHMAVKLAVAMGAEVTVISRSTHKEKEAKASGAKGILASTDKSAMKAAGSSFDLIIDTVPVKHDFSLYTPLLDVDGSLVIVGQVGPMEESMTMPLIFGRRRVAGSLIGGIAETQEVLDFCAEHQIYPECEMISIQQINDAFSHLAKGDLAHRYVIDMASLAAE
- a CDS encoding GFA family protein: MHSAQHSFGSAYASLDDPAFIPKYRAACFCGAVRYEVSADPVDAKICHCKACQALHGAPMQWAAIFHKHQVRFTAGLEQLRFYHSEQGLNERILPCKVSCKHCGTPLADEGRRMWLAFPSLFDFGPAGEVPEPFRPTCHIFYAQRALDIIDPLPKWAGHKGHSARL
- a CDS encoding response regulator → MRILLVEDDDMIGSAVMTFLKQEGQAIDWSHDVEEARLGLASESYDVILLDLGLPDGSGLDILTSQRRRGDHTPVVILTARDAVADRIAGLDLGADDYLIKPFDLDELSARMRAVHRRRHGRADTWLKRGQLALNPATHECLWQGSNIALSAKEFTLLQQLLEQPSCVLSRGQLEETLYGWGEEIESNAVEVHIHNLRKKLARDVIRTIRGVGYILGQNL